Proteins from one Armatimonadota bacterium genomic window:
- a CDS encoding tetratricopeptide repeat protein: MTMRLIATVFAVIALLVAGAPAQAQPLPPLDTSRLYANEAAFSRAIQPYQQAIAANPRNARAHYWLGFAYLYGYRLSQMGTAPFASGYLAKAVPPLQEAIKLDPNMLAALLALQDAYLMMGELEKADDVTQRLLKQTRPGWFGAAPKP, translated from the coding sequence ATGACGATGCGCCTGATCGCGACGGTCTTCGCAGTCATAGCGCTGCTTGTGGCAGGTGCTCCGGCCCAGGCGCAGCCGCTGCCGCCACTCGACACCTCCCGGCTGTACGCGAACGAAGCGGCGTTCTCGCGGGCGATCCAGCCATATCAGCAGGCGATCGCGGCCAACCCCCGCAACGCCCGGGCGCACTACTGGCTGGGGTTCGCCTACCTGTATGGCTACCGATTGTCGCAGATGGGCACCGCCCCGTTTGCCTCGGGGTATCTGGCCAAGGCGGTCCCGCCGCTGCAGGAGGCGATCAAGCTCGACCCCAACATGCTGGCGGCCCTTCTGGCGCTGCAGGACGCCTACTTGATGATGGGAGAGCTGGAGAAGGCCGACGACGTAACGCAGCGGTTGCTCAAGCAGACCCGGCCGGGGTGGTTTGGAGCGGCGCCCAAGCCGTAG
- a CDS encoding aminopeptidase P family protein: MLRLVSSAPDDLHSERLKRLRARLESAGLDAAVLTRSQSVTYVSGFTGSAGMAVVSMAEAHLVVDFRYYDQAAAQAPGFAIERAPGPLLDAAAGVLGRLGARRAGVEEEHLPVGSFRRLQAAADSIEIVPVEGLDRIRWQKSPEEIEAIRQASQLAEAAFYEVLPMIRPGVTEHEVAVELEHRLRIRGSQRLPFDLIVASGPRSALPHGVASERVIGRGEFVTVDFGAVVDGYHSDCTRTVVTGPVSDRHREIYAIVLAAQRAALAGLRPGLTGREADALGRSVIAAAGYGDAFGHGLGHGVGLAVHEGPTLSPREAAVLAPGAVVTVEPGIYLPGWGGVRIEDLVVLTDGGCENLTRLPKNLLEVMA, translated from the coding sequence ATGCTACGGCTTGTGTCGTCCGCTCCTGATGATCTCCACAGCGAACGTCTGAAGCGCCTGCGGGCCCGGCTCGAGTCCGCCGGCCTTGACGCGGCCGTCCTGACCAGGTCCCAGAGCGTGACCTACGTCTCGGGGTTTACCGGGTCCGCCGGCATGGCCGTCGTCTCCATGGCCGAGGCGCACCTGGTGGTGGACTTCCGGTATTACGATCAGGCCGCGGCTCAGGCGCCCGGGTTTGCCATTGAGCGGGCGCCCGGCCCGCTGTTGGATGCGGCGGCCGGGGTGCTGGGGCGGCTGGGCGCGCGTCGGGCCGGCGTTGAGGAGGAGCACCTGCCGGTCGGCTCGTTCCGGCGCCTGCAGGCGGCAGCAGATTCCATTGAGATAGTACCGGTCGAGGGGCTGGACCGGATACGCTGGCAGAAGTCGCCCGAGGAGATCGAGGCGATCCGCCAGGCGTCGCAGCTAGCAGAGGCGGCGTTCTATGAAGTGCTGCCCATGATCCGGCCCGGCGTCACCGAACACGAGGTAGCGGTTGAGCTGGAGCATCGGCTGCGCATCCGGGGCTCACAGCGGCTGCCGTTCGACCTGATTGTCGCGTCGGGGCCGCGGTCTGCGCTGCCGCACGGCGTTGCCTCGGAACGGGTCATCGGGCGCGGCGAGTTCGTGACCGTGGACTTTGGTGCCGTGGTAGACGGCTATCATTCGGACTGCACCCGCACTGTGGTGACCGGGCCGGTCTCTGACCGGCACCGCGAGATCTACGCCATCGTGCTGGCCGCGCAAAGGGCCGCGCTGGCCGGGCTGCGCCCCGGGCTCACGGGGCGCGAGGCCGACGCGCTGGGCCGATCGGTCATCGCGGCTGCGGGCTACGGCGATGCGTTCGGGCACGGCCTGGGCCACGGCGTCGGGCTGGCCGTGCACGAGGGACCCACGCTCTCGCCGCGCGAGGCGGCCGTGCTGGCGCCAGGCGCGGTGGTGACCGTGGAGCCCGGGATCTACCTGCCCGGTTGGGGCGGGGTACGCATAGAGGATCTGGTGGTGCTGACCGACGGTGGGTGCGAGAACCTCACCCGGCTTCCCAAGAACCTGCTTGAGGTGATGGCTTGA
- the efp gene encoding elongation factor P, with protein MISTNDFRPGVVVTLDGDLYAIVQSQHVKRGRGSAYVRAKVRNLKTGAITERTFNAGERVPHAFLERREMQFLYHEEEQYVFMDQQSYEQVTLGKDLLGDATLYLKDNTVVTVVHFEDRPIAVDLPNSVDLMVAETAPGFRGDTATGGSKPARVETGAMIQVPFFVEVGDVVRVDTRTGEYIERAR; from the coding sequence TTGATCTCGACCAACGACTTCCGTCCGGGCGTGGTCGTAACGCTGGATGGCGACCTGTACGCGATCGTGCAATCCCAACACGTCAAGCGTGGTCGCGGCAGCGCGTACGTGCGCGCCAAGGTGCGGAACCTCAAGACCGGCGCCATAACCGAGCGCACCTTCAACGCCGGCGAGCGCGTACCTCACGCGTTTCTCGAGCGGCGCGAGATGCAGTTCCTCTATCACGAAGAGGAGCAGTACGTCTTCATGGACCAGCAGTCCTACGAGCAGGTGACCCTGGGCAAGGACCTCCTTGGAGACGCTACCCTCTACCTGAAGGACAACACCGTGGTGACCGTGGTCCACTTCGAGGACCGGCCTATCGCCGTAGACCTCCCCAACTCGGTTGACCTGATGGTTGCCGAAACCGCTCCCGGGTTCCGCGGGGACACAGCGACCGGCGGATCCAAGCCGGCACGCGTGGAGACCGGGGCGATGATCCAAGTGCCGTTCTTCGTGGAGGTAGGGGACGTCGTGCGCGTGGACACGCGCACAGGGGAGTACATCGAGCGCGCGAGATAG
- the nusB gene encoding transcription antitermination factor NusB codes for MKTRRRSREIALQVLFQHDVGRLPVDEALAVARGSSTGAEWPQVEALCTGTARHIEEIDQTIERHLSDWTLDRLASADRVILRMALYEIRYLGTPPGVAISEAVELAKRYGTGSSGRFVNGVLGAIVREESRAG; via the coding sequence ATGAAGACGAGGCGGCGGTCCCGCGAAATAGCACTCCAGGTGCTGTTTCAGCATGATGTCGGCCGCCTGCCGGTGGATGAGGCGCTGGCGGTCGCACGCGGCAGCAGCACCGGGGCCGAGTGGCCCCAGGTGGAGGCGCTGTGCACGGGCACGGCCCGGCACATCGAGGAGATCGATCAGACGATCGAGCGCCACCTCTCAGACTGGACGCTGGACCGGCTGGCCAGCGCGGACCGCGTAATCCTCCGGATGGCGCTCTACGAGATCCGTTACCTGGGGACCCCTCCTGGTGTGGCCATCAGCGAGGCCGTGGAACTTGCCAAGCGGTACGGCACCGGCTCCTCCGGCAGGTTCGTCAACGGCGTGCTCGGCGCGATAGTACGCGAGGAAAGCCGTGCCGGGTGA
- a CDS encoding polyprenyl synthetase family protein, which produces MPPASVLPGPLHEAMRYSLFAGGKRIRPLLVLASAEAAGGDPESVLPLACAVELIHTYSLIHDDLPSMDDSTLRRGRPTCHVAFGEAIAVLTGDALHALAFELVARPAGLSGAAATLRAIQEVAAAIGTQGMVGGQVLDLLAEGRPSLGRFGAWPVDRQQGVYLVHRWKTTALIRACVRSGAILAGATERQLSDLTACGEHLGLAFQIVDDILDETGDSKVLGKDTHRDAAGDKLTFPSVFGLERSRAIAHEETGLAIEALAGWGASADVLRGLAHALLVREG; this is translated from the coding sequence ATGCCTCCAGCCAGCGTTCTCCCAGGCCCCCTGCACGAGGCGATGCGGTACAGTCTCTTCGCCGGGGGAAAGCGCATCCGGCCGCTGCTGGTACTGGCCTCTGCCGAGGCCGCGGGCGGGGATCCTGAGTCGGTCCTGCCCCTGGCGTGCGCCGTGGAGCTCATACACACCTACTCTCTCATTCACGACGACCTGCCATCCATGGACGACTCAACACTACGCCGCGGAAGGCCGACCTGTCATGTTGCATTCGGCGAGGCGATTGCGGTCCTGACGGGCGACGCGCTCCATGCGCTGGCCTTTGAGCTGGTCGCGAGACCCGCCGGGCTTTCCGGAGCCGCGGCCACGCTACGCGCCATCCAGGAGGTCGCGGCCGCCATAGGTACTCAGGGGATGGTGGGTGGGCAGGTGTTGGACCTGCTGGCAGAGGGCCGGCCGTCGCTGGGGCGGTTTGGGGCGTGGCCGGTGGACCGCCAGCAGGGAGTTTACCTGGTTCACCGGTGGAAGACCACGGCGCTGATACGCGCCTGCGTGCGCTCGGGCGCTATCCTGGCAGGGGCTACAGAGCGGCAGCTCTCCGACCTTACCGCGTGCGGCGAGCACCTGGGATTGGCTTTCCAGATTGTTGACGACATCCTGGACGAGACGGGCGACAGCAAGGTGCTGGGCAAGGATACCCACCGTGACGCTGCCGGCGACAAGCTCACCTTCCCGTCTGTCTTTGGCCTCGAGCGGTCGCGTGCCATCGCCCACGAGGAGACCGGTTTGGCGATAGAGGCCCTGGCCGGATGGGGGGCCTCGGCGGACGTGCTGCGAGGCCTGGCACACGCGTTGCTGGTCCGGGAGGGGTAG